CGCCGCGCGAGGTGCAGGCCACCGTCTTCCGGCGGCAGTGCGCCCTGGCGCGCGCGCTGGGCAAGCCGCTGGTGGTGCATGTCCGAGATGCCCATGACGACTGTGAGCGCGTGCTCGCGGACGAGGGCGTCACCCACGGCGTCATCCACTGCTTCACCGGCGACACGGACGCGGCGCGCCGGTACCTGGACCGGGGCTTCTTCCTGTCGCTGTCCGGTGTCGTCACCTACAAGAAGACGGAGGCGCTCCAGGACGCGGTGCGCTTCGCGCCGTTGGACCGCCTGATGGTGGAGACGGACAGCCCTTATCTCGCGCCCGTGCCGCACCGGGGCCGGAAGAACGAGCCCGCGCACGTCGTGGAGACCGCGCGCAAGGTGGCCGAGCTGAAGGGTGTCTCGGTGGAAGAGGTGGCCGCGGTGACGACCGCCAACGCGGCCCGCCTCTTCACACTCCCGCTGCGCTAGGCGACACTCCTGCTGCGCTAAGCGTTCCTCACGCCGCGCTGAGCGCTCCGGCCAGGGCCTCCAGGTCCTGGTCCAGGTGCGGCATCTCCAGCAGCAGCGCGTCTGGGTCGTACTGGAAATCCGCCTGCTTCATGCGCAGCAGCGCCTGGAGCGCGGGCTCGCCCGAGTGGCCTCCGAAAGAGGCGAAGACGACGCGGCCGTGCTCCAGGTGCAGATAGCCTTCCAGCGTGTGGTGACGCAGCTGGAGCCGCCCACTCTTGCGACCGCCGCCCAACGTGTGGAGCAGCTCGCGGGGCGGCAGCTCGTCGAAGCTGCCTCGCACCACGCGGCCCGGGCCGTTGTGCAGCACCCGGTCCTCCAGCATGGCGCGCACGGCCTTGGCCACCGCTGGCTTGTCCGTCGGGGTCAGCACCGCCGTGGCGCCCGCCATCAGCAGCCGGTCGCGCGTCGCGGCGTCGGGCTCGCCGACCACCGCGATGGGCAGGCCCGCGCTCTCGGGCGCCGAGCGCGCCACCTGGAGCAGCTCCAGCACCTCGCTCTGTCCCAGGCGCAGGCTCACCACCAGCACGTCGCAGTCCTGCCGAGCCAGTCCGTCCAGCGCGCCATCCAGCGTGGAGAGGGCGTGTGCCACCAGGTCCTGCTTGAGCACGGCCTCCAGCAGCTCTCCTCGCGCCGCTTCATCCTGCTCGGCGATGAGGACCTGACGGCCGTCGCTGACCAACCGGTGGCGCAGCAGCTCACCGCTCTGGAGCTGGCAGACGATGTCCGCCACCACGGGGTCGTAGAGCACGCCCGCGTTCTTGCGCAGGTGCTCCAGGGCCTGCTCCTTGGTCAGCACGCGACCATGGGCGTTGCCCGGGTTCTTGGTCAGCTCCAGGAAGCTGTCCACGGCGGCGAGGATGCGCGCGCCCAGCGTGATGTCTTCGCCCTTGGCGGCCTGGGGCGTGCCCGAGCCGTCCCAGGCCTCGTAGAGCTGCGCGAGGATGGTGTTCACCTGCGCGGGCAGGTGCACTGTCTCGAACAGCTTCGTCGGCGCGCGACAGCTCGCCTTCGCCTGG
This portion of the Myxococcaceae bacterium JPH2 genome encodes:
- a CDS encoding TatD family hydrolase; this translates as MKLVDAHCHLEPKDFAEVGPVLERARAAGLVHAVLVGQFHGPGNWGNALELAAALPEFLSPTLGIHPHEAARVTEEDFAVLERTCARPEVRAVGEAGLDYYYDNSPREVQATVFRRQCALARALGKPLVVHVRDAHDDCERVLADEGVTHGVIHCFTGDTDAARRYLDRGFFLSLSGVVTYKKTEALQDAVRFAPLDRLMVETDSPYLAPVPHRGRKNEPAHVVETARKVAELKGVSVEEVAAVTTANAARLFTLPLR
- a CDS encoding DUF4388 domain-containing protein — translated: MAKRLGERLIEAGLTTPGAVEQALEHQKITGHKLGDCLVDLGLLQEAALLRFLAAEFQTRFVTADKLAKAKIDTKVLDKLPVRLAEAQNVLPLAVDPERQLLSVVAAEPQNQALLDEIALVTGMSEVYAYVGLRSAIAAAIRKHYYGDPTAFTALLEGGPTPGAAPRRPDTPSNTGVHETGRSTTTSRGTPSMQMRLETDARMRLQRPSGGTPSARSATQRREPGGPRGLISDTDYVETLSILVGVLEQDRPRHRGHSAQLARQAGIVGQRMGMPHKELAALSIAAYLHDLGKPSERHFSLASNAANPEWKAQAKASCRAPTKLFETVHLPAQVNTILAQLYEAWDGSGTPQAAKGEDITLGARILAAVDSFLELTKNPGNAHGRVLTKEQALEHLRKNAGVLYDPVVADIVCQLQSGELLRHRLVSDGRQVLIAEQDEAARGELLEAVLKQDLVAHALSTLDGALDGLARQDCDVLVVSLRLGQSEVLELLQVARSAPESAGLPIAVVGEPDAATRDRLLMAGATAVLTPTDKPAVAKAVRAMLEDRVLHNGPGRVVRGSFDELPPRELLHTLGGGRKSGRLQLRHHTLEGYLHLEHGRVVFASFGGHSGEPALQALLRMKQADFQYDPDALLLEMPHLDQDLEALAGALSAA